In a single window of the Saccharothrix australiensis genome:
- a CDS encoding PfkB family carbohydrate kinase produces MRVAVLGQIARDLVLVVPEVPDAAGTAPVLERREVLGGKGANIAVGLAQLGASTTLLGVVGEDDVGNGLVDRLRADGVDTSAIVRRGRSALIVDVVCGGKWRYLQDLPESSLVHEADVMTSAVVGADAVIVQLQQPVDAALAAIRLADGLVVLDGVATGEQLAGADVLRADHQEGEELTGRCISSTGDAVLAGRELLGRGPSLVALEVRGVANVLVWSAGSEVVPLTDEDVVDTTGGGDAFVAALTFALVRGDHPREAGRLAVAAAGRAVGHAGGRSDLTGLRV; encoded by the coding sequence ATGCGCGTCGCCGTGTTGGGTCAGATCGCCCGCGACCTGGTGCTGGTCGTGCCGGAGGTGCCCGACGCCGCCGGCACGGCGCCGGTGCTCGAACGGCGCGAGGTGCTCGGCGGCAAGGGCGCGAACATCGCCGTCGGGCTGGCGCAGCTCGGCGCGTCGACGACCCTGCTCGGCGTCGTCGGGGAGGACGACGTCGGTAACGGGCTGGTGGACCGGCTCCGGGCGGACGGCGTCGACACCTCGGCGATCGTCCGGCGCGGGCGGAGCGCCTTGATCGTGGACGTGGTGTGCGGCGGGAAGTGGCGCTACCTCCAGGACCTGCCCGAGTCGTCGCTCGTGCACGAGGCCGACGTGATGACCTCGGCCGTGGTGGGCGCGGACGCCGTGATCGTGCAGCTCCAGCAGCCCGTCGACGCCGCGCTCGCCGCCATCCGGCTGGCCGACGGGCTGGTGGTGCTCGACGGCGTCGCGACGGGTGAGCAGTTGGCGGGCGCGGACGTCCTGCGCGCGGACCACCAGGAGGGCGAGGAGCTGACCGGGCGGTGCATCTCGTCCACCGGCGACGCCGTGCTGGCGGGGCGGGAACTGCTCGGGCGCGGGCCGTCGCTGGTGGCCCTGGAGGTGCGGGGCGTGGCGAACGTCCTGGTGTGGTCGGCGGGTTCGGAGGTCGTGCCGCTGACCGACGAGGACGTCGTGGACACGACCGGCGGCGGTGACGCCTTCGTCGCCGCGCTGACCTTCGCGCTCGTGCGCGGCGACCACCCGCGCGAGGCGGGCCGCCTGGCCGTGGCCGCCGCCGGCCGGGCGGTGGGGCACGCGGGCGGGCGGTCCGACCTCACCGGGCTGCGGGTGTAG
- a CDS encoding DUF1992 domain-containing protein, which yields MTERKPAGVSFETWIDRQIREAQERGEFEDLPGAGKPLRGLSEPHDELWWVKEKVRREEGTVLPPTLQLRKDAAAAREAAARAGSEEEVRRILEEINAEIVDAIRKPRSGPPLNLMPFDVEHVVAEWRAGR from the coding sequence GTGACGGAGCGCAAACCCGCCGGCGTGAGCTTCGAGACGTGGATCGACCGGCAGATCCGCGAGGCGCAGGAGCGGGGCGAGTTCGAGGACCTGCCGGGCGCGGGGAAACCCTTGCGCGGGCTGTCCGAGCCGCACGACGAGCTGTGGTGGGTCAAGGAGAAGGTCCGGCGCGAGGAGGGGACCGTGCTGCCGCCGACCCTCCAGTTGCGCAAGGACGCCGCCGCCGCGCGCGAGGCCGCCGCGCGGGCCGGGTCGGAGGAGGAGGTGCGGCGCATCCTGGAGGAGATCAACGCCGAGATCGTCGACGCCATCCGCAAGCCGAGGTCCGGCCCGCCGCTGAACCTGATGCCGTTCGACGTGGAGCACGTGGTGGCGGAGTGGCGGGCCGGGCGCTGA
- a CDS encoding helix-turn-helix domain-containing protein, translating into MSGSGASPTVYKRQLGMALTSLRESTGRTQDHAAEVLECSPAKIRRIEVGDVAIRAAELRVLLDFYGASKQTRKPIEELAREARKRRPRTPYGTVLPDFFRRFFNLEQIATEVLRYHAELVPGQLQTKEYARALIEANPLHQPDQVERLIEARQARQARLVDGSQRLHLVLHEAAIRTVVGGPEVMREQLQHLRKLGGLPNVTLQVVPFSAGAHAATGLPFVLLRFADNQRPIVYLEDLTTAGSVDDPAHVAQYELVFRHSLTAALTPAKTSSLFATVASEL; encoded by the coding sequence ATGTCCGGCAGCGGCGCGAGCCCGACGGTCTACAAGCGGCAGTTGGGGATGGCGCTCACGTCCCTGCGCGAGAGCACCGGCAGGACGCAGGACCACGCGGCCGAGGTGCTGGAGTGCTCGCCGGCGAAGATCCGGCGGATCGAGGTGGGCGACGTGGCGATCCGGGCGGCCGAGCTGCGGGTGCTGCTCGACTTCTACGGCGCGTCCAAGCAGACCCGCAAACCCATCGAGGAGCTGGCGCGGGAAGCCCGCAAGCGCCGACCGCGCACCCCGTACGGCACGGTCCTGCCCGACTTCTTCCGGCGCTTCTTCAACCTGGAGCAGATCGCCACCGAAGTCCTGCGCTACCACGCCGAACTGGTGCCCGGTCAGCTCCAGACGAAGGAGTACGCCCGCGCCCTGATCGAGGCCAATCCCCTGCACCAGCCCGACCAGGTGGAACGGCTGATCGAAGCGCGCCAGGCACGGCAGGCACGCCTGGTCGACGGCAGCCAGCGCTTGCACCTGGTCCTGCACGAGGCCGCCATCCGCACGGTGGTCGGCGGTCCGGAGGTCATGCGGGAACAGCTGCAACACCTGCGGAAGTTGGGCGGTCTGCCCAACGTGACGCTCCAGGTGGTGCCGTTCAGCGCGGGTGCCCACGCCGCGACCGGGCTGCCGTTCGTGCTGCTGCGGTTCGCGGACAACCAGCGGCCGATCGTCTACCTCGAAGACCTGACGACGGCCGGCTCCGTGGACGACCCGGCCCACGTGGCTCAGTACGAATTGGTCTTCCGGCACTCGCTGACCGCGGCGCTGACGCCGGCGAAGACCTCCTCGCTGTTCGCTACAGTGGCAAGCGAACTGTGA
- a CDS encoding DUF397 domain-containing protein, which translates to MTSVPTHWRKSSYSAGNGGDCVELAHATTSLLVRDSKNPDGPVLAFDRARFAGFLTALKDA; encoded by the coding sequence ATGACCTCGGTCCCCACGCACTGGCGCAAGTCGAGCTACAGCGCGGGCAACGGCGGTGACTGCGTCGAACTCGCCCACGCCACCACGAGCCTGCTGGTGCGCGACTCGAAGAACCCGGACGGGCCAGTGCTCGCCTTCGACCGCGCCCGCTTCGCCGGCTTCCTGACGGCCCTCAAGGACGCCTGA
- a CDS encoding protein kinase domain-containing protein, whose protein sequence is MDQRLGDGYRLGPRRGPAVLGHVHDGVREASDGPTPVVITALDEDVATAPGAVDHLTMLVNRVRGVGGPNLAPVRDVLVGGRRAYVVAEHVPGRDLRGWVAANGPMLPAAVAGFGAGVASALAALHELGVAHLGVTADSLLVDGVTARLTGQCVVPVLLDAPGLGPDAVAPAMPQYVAPELLRGDPVGPPADLYALGVVLYQLCCGVPPFAGKRVHRVLADHVECLPGRPEGVPDALWSAITALVAKEPADRPSARELAGWLADLPEVLGVWSVAPWLTTPPPAVPSAPAPAPSPSSPPGRPAPAPPSPPTGGFGGDLVAPPGGAVTGRRRRKAVLLAALGVVALVGGGWLLSPGPPVATPAGGVARPDAASTGAAHPGTAHPGTAHPGTAHHGTAHHGTAHHGTAGTSTGRTTGVAPSTMPDLVGRSLHEAVAALPGAVEWEAVPRNVPGQRDGTVLEQSPPPGRPLEGAVRLVVARDVEPVQLDSLPPVTGSMTSDRVSGGVGTMAGRRYPHSLGADVDGCSTSGRGGQVDFLLSKAFGRFTATVGLDDESADPAAEAHVELFADNRKVAEVTARYGEVTPVEADLTGVLRMRVQWKLTTDGCHGYTTVVLGNPVVHGFPAELPGSRAPSAPVTTR, encoded by the coding sequence ATGGACCAGCGGTTGGGAGACGGCTACCGCCTCGGCCCGCGACGCGGACCGGCGGTGCTGGGGCACGTCCACGACGGCGTGCGCGAGGCGTCGGACGGCCCGACGCCGGTCGTGATCACCGCCCTGGACGAGGACGTGGCGACCGCGCCGGGCGCGGTGGACCACCTGACGATGCTGGTGAACCGGGTGCGCGGGGTCGGCGGGCCGAACCTGGCCCCGGTGCGGGACGTGCTGGTCGGCGGTCGGCGCGCGTACGTGGTGGCCGAGCACGTGCCGGGGCGGGACCTGCGGGGCTGGGTCGCCGCGAACGGGCCGATGCTGCCCGCCGCGGTCGCCGGGTTCGGCGCGGGCGTGGCGTCCGCGTTGGCCGCGCTGCACGAGCTGGGGGTGGCGCACCTCGGCGTCACGGCGGACAGCCTGCTGGTCGACGGCGTCACCGCCCGGCTGACCGGGCAGTGCGTGGTGCCGGTCCTGCTGGACGCGCCGGGGCTGGGGCCGGACGCCGTCGCGCCGGCCATGCCGCAGTACGTCGCGCCGGAACTGCTGCGCGGCGACCCCGTCGGACCGCCCGCCGACCTGTACGCGCTGGGCGTCGTGCTGTACCAGCTGTGCTGCGGCGTCCCGCCGTTCGCGGGCAAGCGGGTCCACCGGGTGCTGGCCGACCACGTCGAGTGCCTGCCCGGCCGCCCGGAAGGAGTCCCGGACGCGCTGTGGTCGGCGATCACGGCCCTGGTGGCGAAGGAACCGGCCGACCGGCCGTCCGCGCGGGAGCTGGCCGGGTGGTTGGCCGACCTGCCCGAGGTGCTCGGCGTGTGGTCGGTCGCGCCGTGGCTCACGACGCCGCCGCCCGCCGTGCCGTCCGCGCCCGCCCCGGCCCCGTCGCCGTCGTCGCCACCGGGACGACCGGCGCCGGCACCGCCGTCGCCGCCGACCGGGGGGTTCGGCGGCGACCTCGTCGCACCGCCCGGAGGAGCCGTGACCGGTCGCCGCCGCCGCAAGGCCGTCCTGCTCGCCGCGCTCGGCGTCGTGGCGCTCGTGGGCGGCGGGTGGCTGCTCTCGCCGGGGCCGCCGGTGGCCACACCGGCCGGCGGCGTCGCGCGCCCCGACGCCGCGTCGACGGGCGCGGCTCACCCCGGCACCGCGCACCCCGGCACCGCGCACCCCGGCACCGCGCACCACGGCACCGCGCACCACGGCACCGCGCACCACGGCACCGCGGGCACGTCCACCGGCCGCACGACCGGCGTCGCGCCGTCCACGATGCCCGACCTGGTCGGCCGGAGCCTCCACGAGGCCGTGGCGGCGCTGCCGGGCGCGGTCGAGTGGGAGGCGGTGCCCCGCAACGTGCCGGGGCAGCGGGACGGGACGGTGCTGGAGCAGTCGCCGCCGCCCGGCCGGCCGCTGGAGGGCGCGGTCCGGCTCGTGGTGGCGCGCGACGTCGAGCCGGTCCAGCTCGACTCCCTGCCGCCGGTGACCGGCTCCATGACGAGCGACCGGGTCAGCGGCGGCGTCGGGACGATGGCGGGCAGGCGGTACCCGCACAGCCTCGGCGCGGATGTCGACGGGTGCTCCACCAGCGGGCGCGGCGGTCAGGTGGACTTCCTGCTGTCGAAGGCGTTCGGCAGGTTCACCGCCACCGTCGGGCTGGACGACGAGTCGGCCGACCCGGCGGCCGAGGCGCACGTGGAGCTGTTCGCGGACAACCGGAAGGTCGCGGAGGTCACCGCCCGGTACGGCGAGGTGACGCCCGTCGAGGCGGACCTGACCGGCGTGCTGCGGATGCGCGTGCAGTGGAAGCTGACCACCGACGGGTGCCACGGGTACACGACGGTCGTGCTCGGCAACCCGGTGGTGCACGGCTTCCCGGCGGAGCTGCCGGGTTCCCGCGCGCCGTCCGCGCCGGTGACGACCCGGTGA
- a CDS encoding zinc finger protein, whose translation MTRAFRWMPHDGRRHAIRRELVPRDEAETLCGAPLTVPLAQPYASWCWPTCAACDAAWRAHEGIPVFPAPRDERPGRTVCGR comes from the coding sequence ATGACCCGTGCTTTCCGCTGGATGCCGCACGACGGCCGCCGGCACGCCATCCGCCGCGAACTCGTGCCCCGCGACGAGGCCGAGACGCTGTGCGGCGCGCCGCTCACGGTCCCGCTCGCCCAGCCCTACGCGAGCTGGTGCTGGCCGACCTGCGCCGCCTGCGACGCGGCGTGGCGCGCCCACGAGGGCATCCCGGTGTTCCCCGCGCCCCGCGACGAGCGGCCGGGCCGGACGGTGTGCGGGCGATGA
- a CDS encoding tetratricopeptide repeat protein gives MFENPQEFGRELRRRRLSAGMSLAALAAAAHFTKGYLSKVENGRVSANRGLAGICDRVLGANGALLALVDREPAPARAAGGLAGLPDGTRHFVGRAGESERLAEVLRGPDVVRACVITGLAGTGKTELAVSAARAAAREFPDGSLFLDLHGHTGGVPELSASDALDRLLRMLDVPGPRIPPDEDGRANLFRDRLAGKRVLLVLDNAASGAQVRPLLPAEARCRVLVTSRHRLASLDDAAHVAVGELAPDDAVLLFRVVAGEFAAADEGVVAEIVELCGRVPLAIRIAAARLLGGGWSLAELRDRLADDTTRFGALDDGERSVAAAFRLSCDHLPTDQARMFPLLAVHPAVDVEVDAAAALAGVERAEAERLLDRLHDAHLVTRRPGGYLAIHDLVRSFAVLRVLPGVDVAERRGAARRLVEYAVARTRAADEAIEPFRYRPPVDLPDAWSFDGDSALVWLRAQWPTLVAVVERAAAEQVFDRCWQLACLLRAFFAREKLSEPWVRSHRVALGAATALGDREAEGMVLNNLGMAHLERCEFAEAATCHARAHELFTVAGNGFGATDARASLAWVRLYQGEPEVAARDLAAALAVYRADGRVRNEAITLRGLALAATARGRYDEAAGHARRAAECAQTPLDAVLTENCLAWVHFTAGDAESARARYERALESARAESVAYEEARALVGLGNVAAAGGDHRAAARLWASADAIPVTLNPCLLDEVRVREELTG, from the coding sequence GTGTTCGAAAATCCGCAGGAGTTTGGCCGCGAGTTGCGCCGCAGGCGCCTCTCGGCCGGGATGTCGTTGGCCGCGCTGGCTGCCGCGGCGCATTTCACGAAGGGATACCTGAGCAAGGTGGAGAATGGTCGCGTCTCCGCGAACCGCGGTCTCGCCGGAATCTGTGACCGGGTGCTCGGCGCGAACGGCGCGCTGCTCGCCCTGGTGGACCGGGAGCCCGCGCCCGCCCGTGCCGCGGGCGGGCTGGCCGGGCTGCCCGACGGCACCCGGCACTTCGTCGGCCGCGCCGGGGAGTCCGAGCGGCTGGCCGAGGTGCTGCGCGGGCCGGACGTGGTCCGCGCGTGCGTCATCACCGGCCTCGCCGGCACCGGCAAGACCGAGCTGGCGGTGTCCGCCGCGCGGGCCGCCGCGCGGGAGTTCCCGGACGGGAGCCTGTTCCTGGACCTGCACGGCCACACCGGCGGCGTGCCGGAGCTGTCGGCGTCCGACGCGCTGGACCGGCTGCTGCGGATGCTGGACGTGCCCGGCCCGCGCATCCCGCCCGACGAGGACGGCCGCGCCAACCTGTTCCGGGACCGGCTGGCGGGCAAGCGGGTCCTGCTGGTGCTGGACAACGCGGCGAGCGGCGCGCAGGTGCGCCCGCTGCTGCCCGCCGAGGCCCGCTGCCGGGTCCTGGTCACCAGCAGGCACCGGCTGGCGTCGCTGGACGATGCCGCGCACGTGGCGGTGGGCGAGCTGGCCCCCGACGACGCGGTGCTGCTGTTCCGCGTGGTGGCGGGCGAGTTCGCGGCGGCCGACGAGGGCGTGGTGGCCGAGATCGTCGAGCTGTGCGGGCGGGTGCCGCTCGCCATCCGCATCGCCGCCGCCCGGCTGCTCGGCGGCGGCTGGAGCCTGGCCGAGCTGCGCGACCGGCTGGCCGACGACACCACCCGGTTCGGCGCGCTGGACGACGGCGAGCGCAGCGTCGCGGCGGCGTTCCGGCTGTCCTGCGACCACCTGCCTACCGACCAGGCCCGGATGTTCCCGCTGTTGGCCGTGCACCCCGCGGTGGACGTGGAGGTGGACGCGGCGGCGGCGCTCGCGGGCGTGGAGCGGGCCGAGGCGGAGCGGCTGCTGGACCGGCTGCACGACGCGCACCTGGTGACCCGGCGGCCGGGCGGCTACCTCGCGATCCACGACCTGGTGCGGTCGTTCGCGGTGCTGCGCGTGCTGCCGGGCGTCGACGTGGCCGAGCGGCGCGGCGCGGCCCGGCGGCTGGTGGAGTACGCGGTGGCGCGCACGCGCGCGGCGGACGAGGCGATCGAGCCGTTCCGTTACCGGCCACCGGTGGACCTGCCCGACGCGTGGTCGTTCGACGGCGACTCGGCGCTGGTGTGGCTGCGCGCGCAGTGGCCGACGCTGGTGGCGGTCGTCGAGCGGGCCGCTGCGGAGCAGGTGTTCGACCGGTGCTGGCAGCTGGCGTGCCTGCTGCGGGCGTTCTTCGCGCGGGAGAAGCTGTCCGAGCCGTGGGTGCGCAGCCACCGGGTGGCGCTCGGTGCGGCGACGGCGCTCGGGGACCGCGAGGCCGAGGGCATGGTGCTGAACAACCTCGGCATGGCGCACCTGGAGCGGTGCGAGTTCGCCGAGGCCGCGACCTGCCACGCGCGGGCGCACGAGCTGTTCACGGTGGCGGGCAACGGTTTCGGCGCGACCGACGCACGGGCCAGCCTCGCGTGGGTGCGGCTGTACCAGGGCGAGCCGGAGGTCGCGGCGCGCGACCTGGCGGCGGCGCTGGCGGTGTACCGGGCGGACGGTCGCGTGCGGAACGAGGCGATCACGCTGCGCGGCCTGGCCCTGGCCGCGACCGCGCGGGGCCGCTACGACGAGGCCGCCGGGCACGCGCGGCGGGCGGCGGAGTGCGCGCAGACCCCGCTGGACGCCGTGCTGACGGAGAACTGCCTGGCGTGGGTGCACTTCACGGCCGGTGACGCCGAGTCGGCGCGGGCGCGCTACGAGCGGGCGCTGGAGTCGGCGCGGGCGGAGAGCGTGGCCTACGAGGAGGCCCGCGCGCTGGTCGGGCTGGGCAACGTGGCGGCGGCGGGCGGCGACCACCGGGCCGCCGCGCGGCTGTGGGCGTCGGCGGACGCGATCCCGGTGACGCTCAACCCCTGCCTGCTCGACGAGGTCCGGGTGCGGGAGGAGCTGACGGGGTGA
- a CDS encoding tetratricopeptide repeat protein — translation MTSERPDVFLSYTWSDPDLVDRVEDALAAAGVSVFRDVANPPFDAISENLARKLDASRLFLAVYSARYPTRYACQWELTRAFLAARRHGDPRERVLVVNPERDESHIVPVELEDAGYLSAADGRLDLDRLVDRVRERLRDVHLPLGHGAVPSPVHLPRRVLAPRRFVGRYPALWHLHTLLHTKDVRAIRPPTAGSAAVVKGFTGTGKTWLAERYALLFQQAYPGGVHWVDLAGVDVADVPAEATRQVRAIAADELGLEVGGVPGDRLNAVVAHHFTTRGQDVLWVVDDLPRGLPAEVLHGLLPASPRAYTVCTAQEAGPDWQLPVLEPHGLTPVEGQELFAFEWRELDQADRDAVTALVDRCGGHPYVLAASALDLRNSQGIAGARRVADAADAAATSVVGVLRSRVREVGDVARLVLGVAAALSAAPFGASLVTRVLGDRVDERALAAALDELDDAGLAHRLDRADARRARQTWRVHQLVVRAVRAEVAADELDRLTRAVADALAASLAGDCPPGTYRHARQVARSAAVRREVRVELLRAVTLASEREGDLRGAHEAAAELVRLKEVLGVPGVDDVLLAARTALAAGEYGTALERARAGVRSAGEDGNFPAQYRARLLAAQAAEHLGDYAAADEVFHHRREVRVHGDAPAWMPEEERRLVVVARVAGLRLRGEYAAALDAVTRLLPELPQEPRSAAVRGAWSAAMVELVRLRLLRGEVARARRAAAELADAFRSVGMVEHPLHLEAVALRAEAELRVALTDLRARDKEWERSVRRIGALRADYEQRYGPDSPLTLNLLVMEGRARVGHGRPRRALELLTDVGPRIARVLGEQHPLGYRVRHATAQCHAQLGDDARHRAILEDLLPRQVAALGRRHPDSLVTRLDLGLARVAAGDRARGRPLVDEAARELRALGWTEPALRAWVTAVYSHLPTPVWDFLTWVAHRFFPPRG, via the coding sequence GTGACGAGCGAGCGCCCCGACGTGTTCCTCAGCTACACCTGGTCCGACCCGGACCTGGTCGACCGCGTCGAGGACGCCCTCGCGGCGGCGGGCGTGTCGGTGTTCCGCGACGTCGCGAACCCGCCGTTCGACGCGATCTCGGAGAACCTCGCGCGGAAGCTGGACGCCAGCAGGCTGTTCCTGGCGGTGTACTCGGCGCGCTACCCGACGCGGTACGCGTGCCAGTGGGAGCTGACGCGGGCGTTCCTCGCGGCCCGGCGGCACGGCGACCCGCGCGAGCGCGTCCTGGTGGTGAACCCCGAGCGCGACGAGTCGCACATCGTGCCGGTGGAGCTGGAGGACGCGGGCTACCTGTCCGCCGCGGACGGCCGGCTCGACCTGGACCGGCTGGTGGACCGGGTGCGGGAGCGCCTGCGCGACGTCCACCTGCCGCTCGGGCACGGCGCGGTCCCGTCGCCGGTCCACCTGCCCAGGCGGGTGCTCGCGCCGCGCCGGTTCGTCGGCCGGTACCCGGCGCTGTGGCACCTGCACACCCTGTTGCACACCAAGGACGTCCGCGCGATCCGGCCGCCGACGGCGGGTTCGGCCGCGGTGGTCAAGGGCTTCACCGGCACCGGCAAGACGTGGCTCGCCGAGCGCTACGCGCTGCTGTTCCAGCAGGCGTACCCCGGTGGCGTGCACTGGGTCGACCTGGCCGGGGTCGACGTCGCGGACGTGCCGGCCGAGGCGACCCGGCAGGTGCGCGCGATCGCCGCCGACGAGCTGGGCCTGGAGGTCGGCGGTGTGCCGGGCGACCGGCTGAACGCGGTGGTGGCGCACCACTTCACCACGCGCGGGCAGGACGTGCTGTGGGTGGTGGACGACCTGCCGCGCGGGCTGCCCGCCGAGGTGCTGCACGGCCTGCTGCCCGCGTCGCCGCGCGCGTACACCGTCTGCACGGCGCAGGAAGCCGGGCCGGACTGGCAGCTTCCGGTGCTGGAGCCGCACGGCCTGACGCCGGTGGAGGGCCAGGAGCTGTTCGCGTTCGAGTGGCGCGAGCTGGACCAGGCCGACCGGGACGCCGTCACGGCGCTGGTCGACCGGTGCGGCGGCCACCCGTACGTGCTCGCCGCGTCGGCGCTGGACCTGCGCAACAGCCAGGGCATCGCGGGCGCGCGGCGGGTCGCGGACGCGGCGGACGCCGCCGCCACGTCGGTCGTGGGCGTGCTGCGGTCCCGCGTCCGGGAGGTGGGCGACGTCGCGCGCCTCGTGCTCGGGGTGGCCGCCGCGCTGTCGGCCGCGCCGTTCGGGGCGAGCCTGGTGACGCGCGTGCTCGGCGACCGGGTGGACGAGCGCGCCCTGGCCGCCGCGCTGGACGAGCTGGACGACGCGGGCCTCGCGCACCGGCTCGACCGCGCCGACGCGCGGCGGGCCCGGCAGACGTGGCGGGTGCACCAGCTCGTGGTGCGGGCGGTGCGGGCGGAGGTGGCGGCCGACGAGCTGGACCGGTTGACGCGCGCGGTGGCCGACGCGCTGGCGGCGTCGCTGGCGGGTGACTGCCCGCCGGGGACCTACCGGCACGCCCGGCAGGTCGCGCGGTCGGCCGCGGTGCGCCGCGAGGTGCGGGTCGAGCTGCTGCGCGCGGTGACGCTGGCGTCGGAGCGGGAGGGCGACCTGCGCGGCGCGCACGAGGCCGCGGCGGAGCTGGTACGGCTCAAGGAAGTGCTGGGCGTGCCCGGTGTGGACGACGTGCTGCTGGCCGCGCGCACGGCGTTGGCCGCGGGCGAGTACGGCACGGCGCTGGAGCGGGCGCGCGCCGGGGTCCGGTCGGCCGGCGAGGACGGCAACTTCCCCGCCCAGTACCGCGCCCGGCTGCTGGCGGCGCAGGCGGCCGAGCACCTGGGCGACTACGCGGCGGCGGACGAGGTGTTCCACCACCGGCGGGAGGTCCGGGTGCACGGCGACGCGCCCGCGTGGATGCCGGAGGAGGAGCGCCGGCTGGTCGTCGTCGCCAGGGTCGCCGGGCTGCGGTTGCGCGGCGAGTACGCGGCGGCTCTCGACGCGGTGACCCGCCTGCTGCCCGAGCTGCCGCAGGAGCCGAGGTCCGCGGCGGTGCGCGGCGCGTGGTCGGCGGCGATGGTCGAGCTGGTCCGGCTGCGCCTGCTGCGCGGCGAGGTGGCCAGGGCGCGCAGGGCGGCGGCCGAGCTGGCCGACGCGTTCCGGTCGGTGGGCATGGTGGAGCACCCGCTGCACCTCGAAGCGGTCGCGCTGCGGGCGGAGGCCGAACTCCGGGTGGCGCTGACCGACCTCCGGGCGCGGGACAAGGAGTGGGAGCGCTCCGTCCGGCGGATCGGCGCGCTGCGGGCCGACTACGAGCAGCGCTACGGCCCGGACAGCCCGTTGACGTTGAACCTGCTGGTGATGGAGGGCCGGGCGCGGGTGGGGCACGGCCGTCCCCGGCGGGCGCTGGAGCTGCTGACCGACGTCGGTCCGCGCATCGCGCGGGTGCTCGGTGAGCAACACCCGCTCGGCTACCGGGTGCGGCACGCGACGGCGCAGTGCCACGCGCAGCTCGGCGACGACGCACGCCACCGGGCGATCCTGGAGGACCTGCTGCCCCGGCAGGTGGCGGCGCTGGGCCGGCGGCACCCGGACAGCCTGGTGACCCGGTTGGACCTGGGCCTGGCGCGCGTGGCGGCGGGTGACCGGGCGCGGGGCCGTCCGCTGGTGGACGAGGCGGCGCGCGAGCTGCGGGCCCTGGGCTGGACGGAACCGGCGCTGCGCGCGTGGGTGACCGCGGTCTACAGCCACCTGCCCACGCCGGTGTGGGACTTCCTCACGTGGGTGGCGCACCGGTTCTTCCCACCGCGCGGTTGA
- a CDS encoding Scr1 family TA system antitoxin-like transcriptional regulator, whose amino-acid sequence MTGEAGAMSFRSFVVKGYAEGETIRALATATGRSYGTVRSALVAEGVRLRKRGHRPATTMMAVADARARREELSTELLRARLSSGLTGAVAGRQAGISQSKVSKMETGRLLPKAADVERLADVYGVPPEVRRRLLALVDKVVRDAEHRRAVLHRGVARRQVAVARAESAARTVRVLSVCGVPPQLLRDPRPDQRLVAVLSEGALRSAHRHWERLRQVATRPGVELGVIRWHVRVDLPDAGFVVFDEGMVVCELLAGNVVITDPDDVRGHLKSFRRLHGSAVFGDEVVALLDAARRDYERLGG is encoded by the coding sequence ATGACGGGGGAAGCGGGCGCGATGAGCTTCCGGTCGTTCGTCGTCAAGGGGTACGCCGAGGGCGAGACGATCCGCGCGCTGGCCACCGCCACCGGTCGCTCGTACGGGACGGTGCGCAGCGCCCTGGTGGCCGAGGGCGTCCGGCTGCGCAAGCGCGGCCACCGGCCCGCGACGACGATGATGGCGGTCGCCGACGCGCGGGCCCGGCGCGAGGAGCTGTCCACCGAGCTGCTGCGCGCCAGGCTGTCCTCCGGGCTGACCGGCGCGGTCGCGGGCAGGCAGGCGGGCATCAGCCAGTCCAAGGTGTCCAAGATGGAGACCGGCCGCCTGCTGCCGAAGGCCGCGGACGTCGAGCGGCTGGCCGACGTCTACGGCGTGCCGCCCGAGGTGCGCCGCAGGCTGCTCGCGCTGGTGGACAAGGTGGTGCGCGACGCCGAGCACCGCCGGGCCGTGCTGCACCGGGGCGTCGCGCGCAGGCAGGTCGCGGTGGCCCGCGCCGAGTCGGCCGCGCGGACGGTGCGGGTGCTCTCGGTCTGCGGCGTGCCACCGCAGCTGCTGCGCGACCCGCGGCCGGACCAGCGGCTGGTCGCGGTGCTGTCCGAGGGCGCGCTGCGGTCCGCGCACCGGCACTGGGAGCGGCTGCGGCAGGTCGCCACCCGGCCCGGAGTGGAACTCGGCGTGATCCGCTGGCACGTGCGGGTCGACCTGCCCGACGCGGGGTTCGTCGTGTTCGACGAGGGCATGGTCGTGTGCGAGTTGTTGGCGGGCAACGTGGTGATCACCGACCCGGACGACGTGCGGGGCCACCTCAAGAGCTTCCGGCGCCTGCACGGCAGCGCGGTGTTCGGCGACGAGGTGGTGGCGCTGCTGGACGCCGCGCGGCGGGACTACGAGCGGTTGGGCGGGTAG